From Brassica oleracea var. oleracea cultivar TO1000 chromosome C3, BOL, whole genome shotgun sequence, a single genomic window includes:
- the LOC106334178 gene encoding uncharacterized protein LOC106334178 translates to MGNCLDGGNNIERMVQENQELKKVDNRKNRKVKIVLRRDELEKLILFQLNAGKGETTLDSLGDFLKELEAERSAGGAAAKAVEEEDESCRRSKKWRPSFDKIIEWPEETLA, encoded by the coding sequence ATGGGAAACTGTTTGGATGGAGGAAACAACATTGAAAGAATGGTACAAGAAAATCAAGAATTGAAGAAAGTTGACAACAGAAAGAACCGGAAAGTGAAGATTGTTTTGAGAAGAGATGAGCTAGAGAAACTCATTCTCTTCCAGTTAAACGCTGGCAAAGGAGAAACAACTTTGGACTCTTTAGGCGATTTTCTCAAGGAGTTAGAGGCGGAGAGATCTGCCGGTGGAGCCGCAGCAAAGGCGGTAGAAGAAGAGGATGAGTCTTGCCGGAGAAGTAAAAAATGGAGACCGTCGTTCGACAAAATCATTGAATGGCCCGAAGAAACACTTGCGTAA